In the genome of Planctomycetaceae bacterium, one region contains:
- a CDS encoding tryptophan 7-halogenase: protein MQNKFDVIILGSGFGGSLLAAGLARSGVRVALLDTQAHPRFAIGESSTPLADQTLARISRRYALPEILPLVRYGTWKRNLPWLLCGKKRGFSYFSHTPGQFPSPVDFHQRRLLVAASASDEFSDTHWLRSDVDNFLYQTAVGSGVTNYVPCTYKLSEGRNGWHITIGQSVDSVCLESDFLVDATGSSNALLKHLKIPDISDQLKTHSGTLFAHFENVPSCEELLNSLDIRTREFPFHCDDAAVHHVLPFGWMWQLRFDDGTVSAGVMFDGKHRHLFSDSFTSGELTSAEQGNAHAISIWKRIISDFPFLKQQFENANIVRPVEGLRWVPRIQRLASAAAGKNWAALPNSAGFVDPLHSTGIAHTLVCVERLLDVLVHPGNHLAKMHEYSSNVIQEIQLVDELVEGCYAALPSFELWCDWSMIYFAAVTTMENSDQDPRFNDVESKGQVGPLPYGQSSCAPGFLRANDSAFRKMICDARYQLEMAKDGTMSSFDYRVWLRRAINPWNCVGLLNDELRGLYADTAAPET, encoded by the coding sequence ATGCAGAATAAATTTGACGTGATCATTCTGGGTTCCGGGTTCGGTGGAAGTCTGCTGGCAGCAGGGCTGGCCAGAAGTGGCGTTCGTGTCGCATTGCTGGACACACAGGCACATCCAAGGTTTGCGATCGGAGAATCCTCGACGCCTCTGGCCGACCAGACGCTTGCTCGAATTTCCCGTCGATATGCTTTACCGGAAATTCTGCCCCTCGTCAGGTACGGAACATGGAAACGAAACCTGCCGTGGTTGTTGTGCGGGAAAAAACGAGGTTTCAGCTACTTCAGCCATACACCCGGTCAGTTTCCTTCACCCGTGGATTTTCATCAACGACGTTTGCTTGTTGCCGCCAGTGCGAGCGATGAGTTTTCGGACACACATTGGCTGCGGAGTGATGTTGACAATTTTCTCTACCAGACAGCGGTAGGTTCCGGCGTGACCAACTATGTTCCATGCACCTATAAACTGAGTGAAGGCAGGAATGGCTGGCATATCACAATTGGACAATCGGTGGACTCTGTTTGTCTGGAATCGGACTTTCTGGTGGATGCCACGGGTTCATCCAATGCATTACTGAAGCACCTAAAGATCCCTGACATCAGCGACCAGTTGAAGACACATTCAGGGACGCTGTTCGCTCACTTTGAAAACGTTCCATCCTGCGAAGAACTACTAAATTCACTTGATATCAGGACCCGCGAATTTCCATTTCATTGCGATGATGCTGCTGTTCATCATGTGCTTCCATTTGGATGGATGTGGCAGCTGCGTTTTGATGACGGCACGGTGAGTGCAGGGGTGATGTTCGATGGGAAACATCGGCATCTGTTCTCCGATTCTTTCACCTCCGGCGAACTGACCTCAGCGGAGCAGGGCAACGCGCACGCCATAAGTATCTGGAAAAGAATCATCAGCGACTTCCCGTTTCTGAAGCAGCAATTTGAAAACGCAAACATCGTTCGACCCGTTGAAGGACTTCGATGGGTTCCACGCATCCAAAGGCTGGCTTCTGCTGCTGCGGGAAAAAACTGGGCCGCATTGCCCAATTCTGCGGGATTCGTCGACCCACTCCACAGCACGGGCATCGCCCACACGCTGGTCTGCGTGGAACGACTGCTCGATGTACTTGTGCATCCCGGAAACCATTTGGCGAAGATGCACGAATATTCCAGCAATGTCATTCAGGAAATTCAGCTGGTCGACGAACTTGTCGAGGGGTGCTACGCAGCGTTGCCGTCCTTCGAGCTTTGGTGTGACTGGTCGATGATTTATTTTGCTGCAGTCACCACGATGGAAAACAGCGATCAGGACCCGAGGTTCAACGATGTTGAATCGAAAGGGCAGGTCGGCCCGCTTCCGTATGGCCAATCCTCGTGTGCCCCGGGATTTCTGAGAGCAAACGATTCGGCGTTCCGGAAAATGATCTGTGATGCCCGGTATCAGCTGGAAATGGCGAAGGACGGAACGATGAGTTCGTTCGACTATCGGGTTTGGCTGCGGCGGGCGATCAATCCGTGGAACTGCGTCGGACTGCTTAATGACGAGCTCCGCGGTCTTTACGCGGACACGGCCGCCCCGGAAACGTGA
- a CDS encoding sialidase family protein — MRHQSHALLLLCLGIFICRSAIGSCDEPAETAEELSPALQVKNIRRAYYDGNHNAFTDLCRFKDRYYLTFRSCPDGHMVHPTSSIVVLTSTDAKTWQKVNQFSVPRRDVRDPHFLEFRGRLFIYTGTWYCGDASPKTRDLNQHLGFCSFSDDGRNWSEPTMLEGTYGHYIWRAAQSSDKAFLCGRRKHRFSDESGSNREIIESAMLESDDGLVWKTRSLFQESWGDETAFLVEDDGSILAVARRGSTPAEICRSSPPYAEWRRQPLDRYIGGPMLAKWGNRYIVGGRNNTSEGPRTVLCLLSGENTLNTIAELPSDGDNSYTGFVALDEQNALLSWYSSHEQDSAGKTITAIYLADLQLE, encoded by the coding sequence ATGCGACATCAGTCTCACGCATTACTCTTATTGTGTCTTGGAATTTTTATCTGCCGATCGGCCATAGGATCGTGTGATGAACCAGCGGAGACCGCTGAAGAACTTTCGCCCGCTCTGCAGGTGAAGAATATTCGCCGGGCATACTATGATGGAAACCACAATGCGTTTACGGATTTGTGCCGGTTCAAGGACCGGTATTATCTGACGTTTCGTTCATGCCCTGATGGTCATATGGTTCATCCGACATCTTCGATTGTTGTGCTGACCAGCACAGATGCGAAGACATGGCAAAAAGTGAACCAATTCTCTGTGCCCCGACGCGACGTCAGAGACCCACATTTCCTTGAGTTCCGGGGGCGTCTGTTTATTTACACGGGAACGTGGTACTGCGGGGACGCATCGCCGAAGACTCGCGACCTGAATCAACACCTTGGTTTCTGTTCCTTTTCTGACGATGGAAGAAACTGGTCAGAGCCAACAATGCTCGAAGGCACTTACGGTCACTATATCTGGAGAGCCGCTCAATCCAGCGACAAGGCCTTTCTTTGCGGTCGCAGGAAGCACAGATTCAGCGATGAATCCGGAAGTAACCGAGAAATCATCGAATCTGCCATGCTGGAAAGCGACGACGGGCTCGTCTGGAAGACACGGTCACTCTTTCAGGAATCGTGGGGAGACGAAACCGCATTTCTGGTGGAAGACGATGGATCCATTCTGGCCGTCGCCAGACGCGGCTCAACGCCCGCTGAGATCTGCCGGTCCTCGCCGCCATATGCTGAGTGGCGCCGTCAGCCACTGGACCGGTACATCGGTGGTCCAATGTTAGCCAAGTGGGGAAACAGGTACATCGTCGGTGGGCGGAACAACACGTCCGAAGGCCCCCGAACGGTATTGTGTTTGCTGAGCGGTGAAAACACACTCAACACGATTGCTGAACTACCAAGCGATGGCGACAACTCCTACACCGGGTTCGTGGCACTTGATGAACAGAATGCCCTTCTGTCATGGTATTCCAGCCACGAACAGGACTCCGCAGGAAAAACCATCACCGCAATTTATCTGGCAGACCTTCAACTGGAGTAA
- a CDS encoding pilus assembly protein N-terminal domain-containing protein produces the protein MLAELNGLKDGLLKSLARRLHCKPTSLFASALAGCSLFASGFAQQYQQQSQPAGGWNQPASAWNAPTGSGMPSGNSGVPVHSAQYSFEKPPLTGRIDAVHSPNVDRMLQPQYKLELEKRHSQLILTNKNVRRIAVTDSTVVNYVQYSPTELSVVGLELGKTDLTLWFENEDTPAIYEATVVRDESLEEQRTIDFGRLERRMTDLFPNSRVYLIPIGNQVIVQGQAYDSEEAQHILQIVRSEVARTWGRFNDDDGTGNSNFTLASGGGTGGAGNGAATQLLNQGFRDIVVNRLTVPGEYNVNLRVVVAEVNRSELRNMGMDWNVLFNQARHSVSGSLGGVPATLGGIFENGEIEVFLKWLTSNGTVTLLAEPRLTTLSGHPASILGGGEFAVPTTIGLGGGQTTTFRGFGTSMIVTPTVIDRDLIRLQVVPEFSSINQNNTVNGIPGTNVKRVQTTVELREGQTFAIGGLISRQTLTEVSRIPLLGDIPYVGSKLFHSKTASEIETELLVLVSPEIVRPMEPDEVPPLPNYYVTHPNDYDLYHYGRTEGNPDTNVYQIPPYGTGATYGTPQGYSLYNPGATHGGFGGGFGAGNGGMMLSPGPQPECSLPPAQGSYGMGYGNSFMSPGVGQSMPSAPVQNYQAPPVQHFSAPPSPNYSAPPVQNFQPTPMPQPSGAPPLPPIPNNYQSQYNSMTPASVEQQPSLRTRMASMFRKEDSTQGTSVKNTSWSK, from the coding sequence ATGCTAGCCGAATTGAACGGTCTGAAGGACGGTTTGTTGAAGTCTCTGGCCAGGAGACTTCACTGCAAGCCCACATCGCTCTTTGCTTCGGCATTGGCGGGATGCTCGCTGTTTGCATCTGGCTTTGCGCAACAATACCAGCAGCAGAGCCAACCCGCTGGTGGCTGGAACCAGCCTGCGTCTGCCTGGAATGCTCCGACGGGTTCTGGAATGCCATCCGGGAACTCCGGGGTGCCTGTGCATTCGGCCCAGTACAGTTTCGAAAAACCACCTTTGACGGGACGCATCGATGCAGTCCACAGTCCGAATGTGGATCGAATGCTCCAGCCGCAATACAAGCTGGAGCTTGAAAAACGACATAGCCAGCTGATTTTGACGAACAAGAATGTGCGTCGAATTGCCGTGACGGATTCGACCGTTGTGAACTACGTGCAGTATTCGCCCACGGAGTTGTCCGTTGTTGGTCTTGAGCTTGGCAAGACGGATCTGACGCTCTGGTTCGAGAACGAAGACACTCCGGCTATCTACGAAGCGACGGTGGTCCGTGACGAGAGTCTTGAAGAACAGAGGACGATTGATTTCGGCCGGCTTGAACGACGGATGACCGACCTGTTTCCGAACTCACGCGTTTACCTGATCCCGATTGGTAACCAGGTCATCGTTCAGGGACAGGCATACGATTCGGAAGAAGCACAGCACATCCTTCAGATTGTACGTTCCGAAGTTGCACGTACCTGGGGAAGGTTCAATGACGACGATGGAACTGGAAATTCCAATTTCACACTTGCGTCAGGCGGGGGCACCGGAGGTGCTGGAAACGGCGCTGCCACTCAACTGCTGAATCAGGGATTTCGTGACATTGTTGTGAATCGTCTAACCGTGCCTGGCGAATACAACGTTAATCTGCGCGTTGTTGTCGCGGAAGTGAACCGCTCTGAGCTCAGAAACATGGGCATGGACTGGAACGTACTGTTCAACCAGGCTCGGCATTCCGTCAGTGGCTCGCTTGGCGGAGTCCCGGCTACTCTGGGTGGTATTTTTGAAAACGGTGAAATTGAGGTCTTCCTGAAATGGTTGACGTCCAATGGCACCGTCACGTTGCTTGCAGAACCGCGACTGACAACCCTCAGTGGTCATCCGGCAAGCATACTTGGTGGTGGTGAATTTGCGGTGCCGACGACCATTGGACTGGGTGGCGGACAAACCACAACATTCCGCGGGTTTGGTACCAGCATGATCGTTACCCCCACGGTGATCGACAGGGATTTGATTCGATTACAGGTTGTCCCGGAGTTCAGTTCGATCAATCAGAACAATACCGTCAATGGTATTCCCGGTACCAATGTGAAGCGGGTTCAAACGACCGTCGAATTACGTGAAGGTCAGACGTTTGCCATCGGTGGATTGATTTCACGGCAGACGTTGACGGAGGTCAGTCGAATTCCGCTGCTGGGTGATATTCCGTACGTCGGCAGCAAGCTCTTCCATTCCAAGACTGCATCAGAGATTGAAACAGAACTTCTGGTGCTTGTCTCACCGGAAATCGTACGTCCGATGGAACCGGATGAAGTGCCTCCGCTTCCCAATTACTACGTCACTCATCCGAACGACTATGACCTCTATCACTATGGCCGAACGGAAGGTAATCCGGACACAAATGTCTACCAGATTCCGCCGTACGGAACGGGGGCGACCTATGGAACGCCACAGGGGTACAGCCTTTATAATCCAGGGGCAACTCACGGAGGATTTGGAGGTGGATTCGGAGCGGGCAATGGTGGCATGATGTTGTCGCCAGGTCCACAGCCTGAATGTTCACTTCCTCCTGCACAGGGATCCTATGGCATGGGGTATGGTAATTCGTTTATGAGTCCCGGCGTCGGGCAGTCCATGCCTTCGGCACCTGTTCAGAATTACCAGGCTCCGCCTGTGCAGCATTTCTCTGCTCCGCCGTCACCAAACTATTCGGCACCACCAGTTCAGAATTTTCAGCCAACGCCGATGCCACAGCCATCCGGAGCACCTCCGTTGCCGCCGATTCCGAACAACTATCAGTCGCAATACAACTCGATGACGCCGGCTTCTGTTGAACAGCAGCCGTCGCTGCGGACTCGAATGGCTTCGATGTTCCGTAAGGAAGACAGTACTCAGGGTACTTCGGTCAAGAACACAAGCTGGTCGAAGTAA
- a CDS encoding fumarylacetoacetate hydrolase family protein gives MKICRLETNDGARHWGFVQADGSVTLAKGHVLETLTDTGHQVTDFKLLAPIQPANILCIGLNYRKHAEEGKADIPENPVLFIKINSAVQNPGDPIVLPRKLRSDKVDFECELAVVIGKDCLNVSKDEALSYVLGYTCANDVSARDWQKNGGGGQWCRGKTFATFCPLGPYLVTADEIPNPNALRISTVLNGETMQDWNTDDMIFDVPTLIEFLSASTILPAGTVILTGTPHGVGMARMPPVFLKQGDLVTVEIEGIGKLSNPVIEEPA, from the coding sequence ATGAAGATTTGCCGCCTGGAGACGAATGACGGGGCCAGACATTGGGGGTTCGTTCAGGCAGATGGTTCCGTGACTCTTGCAAAAGGGCATGTCCTTGAGACGCTCACCGATACCGGGCATCAGGTCACAGACTTCAAGCTTCTTGCTCCCATCCAGCCAGCCAATATTCTGTGTATCGGATTGAACTACAGAAAGCACGCTGAGGAAGGCAAAGCGGATATTCCTGAGAATCCGGTGCTCTTCATCAAGATTAACTCGGCAGTCCAGAATCCTGGTGACCCAATCGTATTACCCCGAAAACTTCGCAGCGACAAAGTCGACTTCGAATGTGAACTTGCAGTCGTCATCGGTAAGGACTGCCTGAATGTCTCGAAGGACGAAGCATTGAGTTACGTACTCGGCTACACCTGTGCGAATGATGTCAGCGCGAGAGACTGGCAGAAGAACGGCGGTGGAGGACAATGGTGTCGAGGAAAAACGTTTGCCACTTTCTGCCCCCTGGGACCTTATCTGGTGACAGCGGATGAAATCCCGAATCCCAACGCGCTGAGAATCAGCACTGTGCTTAATGGCGAAACCATGCAGGACTGGAATACGGACGACATGATCTTCGATGTTCCGACGCTCATCGAATTTCTCAGCGCCAGTACGATTTTACCCGCAGGAACAGTGATCCTGACAGGCACTCCACACGGAGTTGGAATGGCAAGAATGCCCCCGGTGTTCCTCAAACAGGGTGACCTGGTCACGGTTGAAATCGAAGGCATCGGCAAGCTATCCAATCCGGTTATTGAAGAGCCAGCATAG